In the Limanda limanda chromosome 10, fLimLim1.1, whole genome shotgun sequence genome, one interval contains:
- the pdgfrl gene encoding platelet-derived growth factor receptor-like protein produces the protein MKSWVLLCLALLWLELHSGECQQAKKRKEAGDNRIRPGGKRVKSRPTKVKDGGPKGQSLLTQVLDKGRFLRLGQTATLTPGRNMELRCKGSNIGWSYPAYLDTFNDSRLSIKQSDKYSQLILTSPSAADTGAYSCWVIMCDGTECEKDHDRSYVSYIYFTDKENLFVPSAIHFEIVYLRPDVPAVVPCRVTDPQAKVTLHREVPPEEIPANETLVTYDPTRGFVLQKPNLELRGVFYCKAVAKGTPQISTKYQLLYVEVPSGPPFVSLQSSPESVRGGDNMNVTCTVLGEPEVDVSFVWSYPGQDLRPVHILTSWRLVNRGMGHTTRVSQSVMTVEDMETIDFGNYVCKTKNRQGETIVTVNIISK, from the exons ATGAAGTCCTGGGTCCTTCTCTGTCTGGCCCTGCTTTGGCTGGAGCTCCACAGCG GTGAATGCCAACAagccaagaaaagaaaagaggcgGGGGACAACCGCATCAGGCCGGGAGGGAAACGGGTGAAGTCGCGACCCACAAAAGTTAAGGATGGAGGGCCCAAAGGTCAGTCCCTGCTGACCCAGGTCTTGGATAAAGGCCGCTTCCTTCGCTTGGGTCAAACCGCGACTCTGACTCCTGGGAGGAACATGGAGCTGCGCTGCAAAGGCAGCAACATTGGATGGTCCTACCCGGCCTACCTGGACACCTTCAACGACTCACGCCTCAG CATCAAGCAGAGCGACAAGTACAGTCAGCTGATCCTGACGTCCCCCTCTGCTGCTGACACTGGGGCCTACAGCTGCTGGGTGATCATGTGTGATGGGACAGAGTGCGAGAAGGACCACGACCGCTCCTACGTCTCATACATCTACTTCACAG ACAAAGAGAACCTCTTCGTCCCTTCCGCCATCCACTTTGAGATTGTGTACCTGCGCCCGGACGTCCCTGCTGTGGTGCCCTGCCGTGTGACCGACCCACAGGCCAAGGTGACCTTGCACAGAGAAGTCCCACCGGAGGAGATCCCAGCCAACGAGACCCTGGTGACCTACGACCCCACCAGGGGCTTTGTCTTGCAGAAGCCCAATCTGGAGCTCCGGGGAGTTTTCTACTGCAAGGCTGTGGCCAAGGGGACCCCTCAGATCTCCACCAAGTACCAGCTCCTCTACGTGGAGG TTCCCAGTGGTCCACCGTTTGTGAGCCTACAGTCATCTCCAGAGTCTGTGAGAGGAGGCGACAACATGAACGTGACGTGCACAGTGCTGGGGGAGCCCGAGGTGGACGTGAGCTTCGTGTGGTCATATCCTGGTCAG gACCTGCGTCCCGTTCACATCCTCACCTCCTGGCGGCTGGTTAACCGGGGAATGGGTCACACCACACGGGTCTCCCAAAGTGTCATGACCGTGGAGGACATGGAGACCATCGACTTTGGAAACTACGTCTGTAAAACCAAAAACCGGCAGGGTGAGACGATCGTGACCGTCAACATCATCTCCAAATAG